One stretch of Akkermansia sp. RCC_12PD DNA includes these proteins:
- a CDS encoding adenosylcobalamin-dependent ribonucleoside-diphosphate reductase, producing MTTDNSQITLKLRTGQEIILPPRKDLLGGLKFTRRFSHNEVHPYDEVDWARRDVRIMDWKTGKTIYERLGLEAPAHWDDNAVKITADKYLFGSEPGSLEYEDSFRNIYDRISNTYTVWGWEEGYFATLEDAEIFNEEIKAMLVQQIWAPNSPVWFNIGHWEQWRWGRPDLRENYTGHGNKAYHAKGSKNNLKTYTVQSTYEYPQCSACFLTEVGDSMEDILDHLTTEGRIFASGSGVGINLSTLRSSKEPISGKGRSSGPISFDRGWDRMAGAIKSGGKTRRAARMVLMFSDHPDIFEFINTKNRQEDIAKVILREHNVHVELKQIAETKLVAGTPAEKAAARVILSLPLATKNSFDPHMDALLYGETLSHQNANHSVSVKGDFWQALANNGNTYTRWVTNPAHIEQTFRAQELLEAMAKSIWENGEPGVHNNDVINLWNPVKSIGSITTSNPCSEYVFLNNTSCNLSSFNAYRFLTKGDDGKPVFDADALTHAARLAMVCADLNVERGGFPIEEIAEGTYKYRTTGIGFANVGGSLMALGVPYDSDEGRWIASQLCSALTAACWTASAEMGAELGSYVEYPASKKDLLAVLRLHHAAQKLAVALPAQKDAKALDDMIDNIIANAGGVLPEAQGLTASYALHAYLKSFKAPTQMNKERIAPAAKLAEAASAMWARAAKATAHRNAFVSVMAPTGTISAPLGCYDEGTTSIEPDYTLVKWKQLAGGGSLKMFNRLALEGLRSLGYPEDFVNEAALEVAGLDGLISAFQGNMDSVVNQIIIDPCNDQAGPVRLAWRRLLSGTESRSEIQEKVAYISNPANMSVLTADELTVVNGAAHIESIPWLDKKDLAVFDCAATNGNGVRSITPAGHVLMLGALQPFISGACSKTVNMPVSATVQDIYDSLIMSHELGVKCIAIFRAGSKANAVYVVDTPETRMFKANHVWEQLVGAGSEAIDEIIAEASKPRQRKLPGRRLGQTVKFSVGGQLTGYLTVGVYADGTCGEVFGRLGQVGSFASGMFEAYCKLLSTALQFGVPLKEVVKGFRNYSFEPSGFCRVGDDTDADTCTEIRSCASVVDLIAKILAWLFPESNGYRLRDVFSIPSVSLPGQSPDTTVSVLPPRIITTPAHKQNPVLPEIPAGKAPEGTMLNGASLCPQCHSLAYVQDGKCKSCRSCGYKDGGCGE from the coding sequence ATGACTACTGACAACTCGCAAATTACGCTCAAATTACGCACCGGACAGGAAATCATCCTTCCCCCCAGGAAGGACCTGCTGGGCGGCCTGAAGTTCACCAGAAGATTTTCCCATAACGAGGTTCATCCCTACGATGAAGTGGACTGGGCGCGGCGCGACGTCCGCATCATGGACTGGAAAACCGGAAAAACCATTTATGAGCGCCTGGGCCTGGAAGCCCCGGCCCACTGGGACGACAACGCCGTGAAAATCACAGCGGACAAATACCTGTTCGGCAGCGAGCCGGGCTCCCTGGAATACGAAGACAGTTTCCGCAACATTTACGACCGCATTTCCAACACCTACACCGTCTGGGGCTGGGAGGAAGGCTACTTCGCCACGCTGGAGGACGCGGAAATCTTCAATGAGGAAATAAAGGCCATGCTCGTCCAGCAGATCTGGGCTCCCAACTCCCCCGTCTGGTTCAACATCGGCCACTGGGAGCAGTGGCGCTGGGGGCGCCCGGACCTGCGTGAAAACTATACCGGCCACGGCAACAAGGCCTACCACGCCAAGGGCTCCAAGAACAATCTGAAAACCTACACGGTGCAGTCCACCTATGAATATCCGCAGTGCTCCGCCTGCTTCCTGACGGAAGTGGGAGACAGCATGGAGGACATTCTGGACCACCTGACCACGGAAGGCCGCATCTTCGCGTCGGGGTCCGGCGTGGGCATCAACCTTTCCACCCTCCGCTCCTCCAAGGAGCCCATCAGCGGCAAGGGCCGTTCCTCCGGCCCCATCTCCTTTGACCGCGGCTGGGACCGCATGGCAGGCGCCATCAAATCCGGGGGCAAGACGCGCCGCGCCGCCCGCATGGTGCTGATGTTCAGCGACCACCCGGACATTTTCGAATTCATCAACACGAAAAACCGCCAGGAAGACATCGCCAAGGTGATCCTGCGGGAGCACAACGTGCATGTGGAACTCAAGCAAATTGCGGAAACCAAGCTGGTGGCCGGCACCCCTGCGGAAAAGGCCGCCGCCCGCGTCATCCTTTCCCTGCCCCTGGCTACCAAAAACAGCTTTGACCCCCACATGGACGCCCTGCTGTACGGGGAAACGCTTTCCCACCAGAACGCGAACCACTCCGTTTCCGTAAAGGGGGACTTCTGGCAGGCGCTGGCCAACAACGGCAACACCTACACGCGCTGGGTCACGAACCCCGCCCACATTGAACAGACCTTCCGGGCCCAGGAACTGCTGGAAGCCATGGCCAAATCCATCTGGGAAAACGGGGAGCCCGGCGTGCACAACAACGACGTGATCAACCTCTGGAACCCGGTCAAATCCATCGGCTCCATCACCACGTCCAACCCCTGTTCCGAATACGTCTTCCTGAACAACACGAGCTGCAACCTTTCCTCCTTCAACGCCTACCGCTTCCTGACAAAGGGCGATGACGGCAAGCCCGTCTTTGACGCGGATGCCCTGACCCACGCCGCGCGCCTGGCAATGGTCTGTGCTGACCTGAACGTGGAACGAGGCGGCTTCCCGATTGAAGAAATCGCGGAAGGAACGTACAAGTACCGCACCACCGGCATCGGCTTCGCCAACGTGGGCGGCTCGCTGATGGCCCTGGGCGTGCCGTACGACTCTGACGAAGGCCGCTGGATCGCCTCCCAGCTTTGCAGCGCGCTGACGGCGGCCTGCTGGACGGCTTCCGCGGAAATGGGCGCGGAACTGGGTTCCTATGTGGAGTACCCCGCCAGCAAGAAGGACCTGCTGGCCGTGCTGCGCCTGCACCATGCGGCCCAGAAGCTGGCCGTCGCCCTGCCCGCCCAGAAGGACGCCAAGGCCCTGGACGACATGATCGACAACATCATCGCCAATGCCGGAGGAGTCCTGCCGGAAGCGCAGGGGCTGACCGCCTCCTACGCCCTGCATGCCTATCTCAAGAGCTTCAAGGCGCCCACCCAGATGAACAAGGAGCGCATCGCCCCCGCCGCCAAACTGGCGGAAGCCGCCTCCGCCATGTGGGCCAGGGCGGCCAAGGCCACCGCGCACCGCAACGCCTTCGTTTCCGTCATGGCCCCCACGGGCACCATTTCCGCCCCCCTGGGCTGTTATGACGAAGGCACCACCTCCATCGAACCGGACTACACGCTGGTGAAATGGAAGCAGCTTGCGGGCGGCGGCTCCCTGAAAATGTTCAACCGCCTGGCCCTGGAGGGCCTGCGCTCCCTGGGTTATCCGGAAGACTTCGTCAATGAGGCCGCTCTGGAAGTGGCCGGCCTGGACGGCCTGATTTCCGCCTTCCAGGGGAACATGGACTCCGTCGTCAACCAGATCATCATCGACCCCTGCAACGACCAGGCGGGCCCCGTGCGCCTGGCGTGGCGCCGCCTCCTCTCCGGCACGGAATCCCGCAGTGAAATTCAGGAAAAGGTGGCTTACATCAGCAATCCGGCCAACATGTCCGTGCTGACTGCGGACGAGCTCACCGTCGTGAACGGCGCGGCCCATATCGAATCCATCCCGTGGCTGGACAAGAAAGACCTGGCCGTCTTCGACTGCGCCGCCACCAACGGCAACGGCGTGCGCTCCATTACCCCGGCCGGGCACGTGCTGATGCTGGGCGCTCTCCAGCCCTTCATTTCCGGCGCGTGCTCCAAGACGGTGAACATGCCCGTCTCCGCCACCGTGCAGGATATTTACGACTCCCTGATCATGTCCCATGAACTCGGCGTCAAGTGCATCGCCATCTTCCGGGCCGGGTCCAAGGCAAATGCCGTGTATGTGGTGGACACGCCGGAAACGCGCATGTTCAAGGCCAACCACGTCTGGGAACAGCTCGTGGGAGCCGGATCGGAAGCGATTGACGAGATCATCGCGGAGGCGTCCAAGCCGCGCCAGCGCAAACTGCCCGGCCGCCGCCTGGGCCAGACCGTGAAATTCTCCGTGGGCGGCCAGCTCACGGGCTACCTGACGGTGGGCGTCTATGCGGACGGCACCTGCGGGGAAGTCTTCGGACGTCTGGGCCAGGTAGGCTCCTTTGCCTCCGGCATGTTTGAAGCGTACTGCAAGCTCCTTTCCACGGCCCTTCAGTTCGGCGTACCCCTCAAGGAAGTGGTGAAGGGCTTCCGCAACTACTCCTTCGAGCCCTCCGGCTTCTGCCGCGTGGGGGACGACACGGATGCGGACACCTGCACGGAAATCCGCTCCTGCGCGTCCGTGGTTGACCTCATCGCCAAAATTCTGGCGTGGCTCTTCCCGGAAAGCAACGGCTACCGCCTGCGGGACGTATTCTCCATCCCCAGCGTCAGCCTGCCCGGGCAAAGTCCGGACACCACGGTAAGCGTGCTGCCTCCCCGCATCATTACTACGCCGGCCCACAAGCAGAATCCGGTCCTGCCGGAAATTCCCGCCGGAAAAGCGCCGGAAGGCACCATGCTCAACGGAGCCTCCCTCTGCCCGCAATGCCATTCCCTGGCCTACGTCCAGGACGGCAAGTGCAAATCCTGCCGCTCCTGCGGCTACAAGGACGGCGGCTGCGGGGAATAA
- a CDS encoding cytochrome c biogenesis protein CcdA, which produces MKPFLFHFLCLSMFLGLNAGGAVLTEEQLIAAEQPSALVKSLEKEGKDPRPDLVAMLKSQRLAVRSKALDALEDMAGNDFGFDPWTDPDKADPGPLLSWEAWLKQPSRAENGGREQDDTRLYSMILTGTEKARESACRALLSRKRQALEFLTGYLEKHPDLDADTERAIRQARFRIQLDEMTPDASLLARKLAGSHRNDIIDALEALRKKPVSTLPVIHEFLDHRDPLVREVAVDVFLQNGEKSAVDHIVPFLERETDENVLQIAFRRASDNEESLPGLEKLLIRHATSESEDLCLAALKSLSEIEKLQTAIDPEQLLKLFRHPEWRIRHQALLYAGKHRIVQPPLDGKLGEIRAAAVRSGVVRPSSAELLYPRVVEMFRDEDESVRAAAFLVAARMKSAALAPALEQLAFDMPDMVPVILYAMMAGNAELSPAMQAMLKRMPAEKVNVLVRQEDQWDNMLTASELNDTARLVIRCLLEHPDPEVKSILAVMEAGRLDEDSSPEAWRFVLDRLKDSSVPLETKEKMVSAMSLTYGEISKLCKLVILGDIKVDPNDSWETQKIKKLKKIQSFGVELVNILREFSTLEDEEYSGLKNKCIRSLLQYGDEEAFRSVLSSYRTLSQEMRFEIAYRVNNEKDFLFRNLPLVKLVAQDEDPEVRERMKSFFEKVCEYYSSSKREESRGRKLTILNNSRRNAEMQAFLDEVFTQKYGDQYWTYFLRNFLGSYEISRLFERIPPDKYSIFFPRKYIRGVADDPARSPWQRASAEFALFLQEYPHAVFPPAGVDENPVLASLRTFPQGIREIPEWIVQTLSSPDPMVRCNAITLLMPLSGIKMALRSPEGELLEGDFPALRRLYEKSYLGGRKAEKSSLLPDVLASLSRLAVKDPDLRVRVYASLAQLVVSRKCDVDAFCAILGEVSRKNEELEEQGRYNNEWDKLLDYFQNVFTDRLQSREYEMYENFSGGGTMFAFEPPDPLPGKGKLTEEERRLFVRVSTEVLKDMYWSSSLTGKYGAAAVPAVMSFASMMQGREKAAPAAETDSVAVRETAGTHPPDPNAPFLVVFFEKSGCDECARVMRDLESLRREYPAMQLETYSITDDRGTEFNALLSSRFRIPQRDRLIAPSVFGAAGGLMRDRLTSGNLKALLEDSRRQPESGIRPDGTRPAWAMMEREDMKQAGKEVRNTYESLSLGVVLLGGLIDGVNPCAFATLIFFLSYLQIARRSPRELLLTGGSFVLSVYLTYFAIGLAFHELIGQLQAWSSLKMVMDVLFSLLALLAAVLSFRDAWLARRGRLADMSLTLPDFLKKRIRRTAREQSKSARFIVAAFVAGIVISALELACTGQVYAPIIYQIRQGSSSAVGMLALYNLAFILPLLLIFFLAYRGMKAESLIRYQQKHAFLVKMLLGVLFLCLAAIIVWGAVR; this is translated from the coding sequence ATGAAGCCCTTCCTGTTCCATTTCCTGTGCCTGTCCATGTTCCTTGGCCTGAACGCCGGGGGAGCCGTTCTGACGGAAGAGCAGCTGATAGCGGCGGAACAGCCGTCCGCGCTGGTCAAGTCTCTGGAAAAGGAGGGGAAGGACCCGCGCCCGGACCTGGTGGCCATGCTGAAAAGCCAGCGCCTGGCCGTTCGGAGCAAGGCACTGGATGCGCTGGAGGATATGGCGGGGAACGACTTCGGCTTTGACCCCTGGACGGACCCGGACAAGGCCGACCCCGGCCCCCTCCTGTCCTGGGAAGCGTGGCTGAAACAGCCTTCCCGGGCCGAAAACGGGGGAAGGGAACAGGACGATACCCGCCTGTATTCCATGATCCTGACGGGAACGGAAAAGGCGAGGGAAAGTGCCTGCCGGGCTCTTCTCTCCCGCAAGCGGCAGGCGCTGGAATTCCTGACGGGATATCTGGAAAAGCATCCGGACCTGGATGCGGATACGGAACGGGCCATCCGTCAGGCGCGTTTCCGGATACAACTGGATGAAATGACGCCGGACGCCTCCCTGCTGGCGCGCAAACTGGCCGGCAGCCACCGGAACGACATCATCGACGCTCTGGAAGCTCTCCGCAAGAAGCCCGTTTCCACCTTGCCCGTCATTCACGAATTTCTGGACCACCGCGATCCGCTCGTCCGGGAAGTGGCGGTGGACGTATTCCTGCAGAATGGAGAAAAGAGCGCCGTGGACCACATCGTTCCCTTCCTGGAACGGGAAACGGATGAAAATGTGCTGCAAATCGCGTTCCGGAGGGCCAGCGACAATGAAGAGTCCCTGCCGGGGTTGGAGAAGCTGCTGATCAGGCATGCCACTTCGGAATCGGAAGACCTGTGCCTGGCCGCCTTGAAGTCCCTGTCGGAAATCGAAAAGCTCCAAACGGCCATTGATCCCGAACAGCTTTTGAAATTGTTCCGGCACCCGGAATGGAGAATCCGCCATCAGGCCCTGCTGTATGCCGGAAAACACAGGATCGTCCAGCCTCCCCTGGACGGGAAGCTGGGAGAAATACGCGCGGCGGCGGTCAGGAGCGGCGTTGTCCGGCCCTCTTCTGCGGAACTCCTGTATCCGCGCGTGGTGGAAATGTTCCGGGATGAAGACGAATCCGTGCGCGCAGCGGCGTTTCTAGTGGCGGCGCGGATGAAAAGTGCCGCACTGGCTCCGGCTCTGGAACAGCTTGCATTCGACATGCCGGACATGGTCCCCGTCATCCTGTATGCCATGATGGCCGGAAATGCGGAGCTGAGCCCCGCCATGCAGGCCATGCTCAAGAGAATGCCCGCGGAAAAGGTGAACGTACTGGTCCGTCAGGAAGACCAGTGGGATAACATGCTGACGGCTTCTGAACTCAATGATACGGCCAGACTCGTCATCCGGTGCCTTCTGGAACATCCGGACCCGGAGGTGAAAAGCATTCTGGCTGTCATGGAGGCGGGCCGCCTGGATGAAGATTCTTCCCCTGAGGCCTGGAGATTTGTGCTGGACCGGCTGAAAGATTCCTCCGTTCCCCTTGAAACAAAGGAGAAAATGGTTTCTGCCATGTCCCTCACCTACGGGGAAATCAGCAAATTGTGCAAACTGGTCATTCTCGGTGATATCAAGGTTGATCCCAATGACTCCTGGGAGACTCAAAAAATCAAAAAACTTAAAAAAATACAGTCTTTCGGAGTGGAACTGGTGAATATCCTGAGAGAATTTTCCACGCTGGAGGATGAGGAATATTCCGGTTTGAAGAACAAATGTATCCGGAGCCTGCTGCAATACGGGGATGAGGAAGCGTTCCGCAGTGTTTTGTCTTCCTACCGCACCCTGTCCCAGGAGATGCGGTTTGAAATTGCCTACAGGGTAAATAATGAAAAGGATTTCCTGTTCAGGAACCTGCCTCTCGTGAAGCTGGTGGCGCAGGATGAGGACCCGGAAGTCCGCGAACGCATGAAGTCATTTTTTGAAAAGGTCTGTGAATATTATTCTTCCAGCAAAAGGGAAGAATCCAGAGGAAGGAAGCTCACCATCCTGAATAATTCCCGGAGGAACGCGGAGATGCAGGCATTTCTGGACGAAGTGTTCACGCAAAAGTACGGCGACCAGTACTGGACGTATTTCCTCAGGAATTTCCTGGGCAGTTACGAGATTTCCAGGCTGTTTGAAAGGATTCCGCCGGACAAGTATTCCATCTTTTTCCCGCGGAAGTACATACGCGGCGTGGCGGATGATCCCGCCCGTTCTCCATGGCAGCGGGCTTCTGCGGAATTCGCCCTGTTCCTGCAGGAGTATCCCCATGCCGTTTTCCCTCCCGCCGGAGTTGATGAAAACCCGGTTCTCGCGTCCCTCAGGACTTTTCCGCAGGGCATCCGGGAGATTCCGGAATGGATCGTTCAGACCCTTTCCTCTCCCGACCCCATGGTCAGATGCAACGCCATCACCCTGCTGATGCCGTTAAGCGGGATCAAAATGGCGCTCAGGTCGCCTGAGGGGGAACTTCTGGAAGGGGATTTCCCCGCGCTGAGGCGGCTTTACGAGAAATCCTACCTGGGCGGCAGGAAGGCGGAAAAGTCATCCCTCCTTCCGGATGTGCTGGCCTCCCTTTCCCGGCTGGCCGTCAAGGACCCGGATCTTCGCGTACGGGTTTACGCCTCCCTGGCACAACTGGTGGTTTCGCGCAAGTGCGATGTGGACGCCTTTTGTGCGATACTGGGGGAGGTTTCCCGGAAGAATGAGGAATTGGAGGAACAGGGCCGGTATAACAATGAATGGGACAAGCTTCTCGATTATTTCCAGAATGTGTTTACGGACCGTTTACAGAGTCGCGAATATGAAATGTACGAGAACTTTAGCGGTGGAGGCACCATGTTTGCCTTTGAACCGCCGGATCCTCTCCCCGGCAAGGGCAAGCTGACGGAAGAGGAACGCCGGTTGTTCGTCCGCGTCTCCACCGAGGTGCTGAAGGACATGTACTGGTCTTCCTCCCTGACGGGCAAGTACGGAGCCGCGGCCGTTCCGGCGGTCATGAGCTTTGCGTCCATGATGCAGGGCAGGGAAAAAGCCGCGCCGGCGGCGGAGACGGATTCCGTTGCGGTCCGGGAGACGGCCGGGACACATCCCCCCGATCCGAATGCGCCGTTCCTGGTCGTTTTCTTTGAGAAAAGTGGCTGCGACGAATGCGCCAGGGTCATGCGGGACCTGGAAAGCCTGCGCCGGGAATATCCCGCCATGCAGTTGGAGACCTATTCCATCACGGATGACCGGGGAACGGAGTTCAACGCCCTGCTGTCTTCACGGTTCAGGATTCCCCAGCGGGACAGACTGATCGCCCCGTCCGTATTCGGAGCGGCAGGGGGGCTGATGCGCGACCGCCTGACCTCCGGCAACCTGAAGGCCCTGCTGGAAGATTCGAGAAGGCAGCCGGAAAGCGGCATCCGTCCGGATGGGACCAGGCCCGCGTGGGCCATGATGGAGCGGGAAGACATGAAACAGGCCGGGAAGGAGGTGCGGAACACGTATGAAAGCCTTTCCCTGGGCGTGGTGCTGCTGGGCGGCCTGATAGACGGCGTCAACCCGTGCGCGTTCGCCACCCTGATTTTCTTCCTGTCCTATCTGCAGATTGCGCGGCGCTCCCCGCGGGAGCTGCTGCTGACGGGCGGCAGCTTCGTTCTTTCCGTTTATCTGACGTATTTCGCTATTGGTCTGGCGTTTCATGAACTCATCGGGCAGTTGCAGGCGTGGTCTTCCCTGAAGATGGTCATGGACGTCCTGTTCTCCCTGCTGGCCCTGCTTGCGGCGGTCCTTTCCTTCCGGGATGCGTGGCTGGCCCGCCGGGGACGGCTGGCGGACATGTCGCTGACTTTGCCGGATTTCCTGAAGAAGCGCATCCGCCGGACGGCCAGGGAGCAGAGCAAGTCCGCCCGCTTCATCGTGGCGGCGTTCGTTGCCGGGATCGTCATTTCCGCGCTGGAACTGGCCTGCACCGGGCAGGTGTACGCCCCCATCATTTACCAGATCAGGCAGGGGAGTTCGTCCGCCGTGGGCATGCTGGCCCTGTACAACCTGGCATTCATCCTGCCCCTGCTGCTTATTTTCTTCCTGGCCTACCGGGGAATGAAGGCGGAGTCCCTGATCCGCTACCAGCAGAAGCACGCCTTTTTGGTGAAGATGCTGCTGGGCGTCCTCTTCCTGTGCCTGGCGGCCATTATCGTCTGGGGTGCGGTGCGCTGA
- a CDS encoding DUF4159 domain-containing protein, whose protein sequence is MKTTLKRMMTAVLAALFLYPAESRGKEGVVQCGNLIYAGTQTSRCFSDEFLSTVQQKTSISTSRRFRAVRLDNEELFRFPFVVMTGEGDFVLTARERENLKKYVQSGGFLLASAGCSNAAWDASFRREMRTIFGEAVLKPVSMRHPVFSTVFNIKQLEAGKQAAKGHLEGVTLNDKLVIIYSADGLNDSRHSKGCCCCGGSELGNALEINANILAYALLR, encoded by the coding sequence ATGAAAACGACCCTTAAACGAATGATGACGGCGGTTCTTGCCGCGCTGTTCCTGTATCCGGCGGAAAGCCGTGGAAAGGAAGGCGTGGTTCAGTGCGGCAACCTGATTTATGCGGGTACGCAGACTTCCCGCTGTTTCAGTGACGAATTCCTGTCCACCGTCCAGCAGAAAACCAGCATTTCTACCAGCAGGCGGTTCCGGGCCGTACGGCTGGACAATGAGGAACTGTTCCGCTTCCCCTTTGTGGTAATGACCGGGGAGGGGGACTTCGTCCTTACGGCACGGGAACGGGAAAACCTGAAAAAATATGTCCAGTCGGGCGGCTTCCTGCTGGCCTCCGCCGGGTGCTCCAATGCCGCCTGGGACGCTTCCTTCCGCAGGGAGATGCGCACCATCTTCGGAGAAGCCGTTCTCAAGCCCGTGTCCATGCGCCATCCTGTTTTTTCAACCGTCTTCAACATCAAGCAGTTGGAGGCGGGAAAACAGGCCGCGAAAGGCCATCTGGAAGGAGTCACGCTGAATGACAAGCTGGTCATCATTTATTCCGCGGACGGCCTCAACGACAGCCGCCATTCCAAGGGGTGCTGCTGCTGCGGGGGCAGCGAATTGGGAAACGCCCTTGAAATCAACGCCAATATTCTGGCTTACGCCCTTCTGCGCTGA
- a CDS encoding VWA domain-containing protein: MIFEPVIPWGWLGVVAAACLVLFCFLLARGTRSFRPRTRMLVSAAYLSGIAGTLFLLANPGRKETLTVHSRPVWIVALDASSSMTSPMQSSGAGGSRVDAARRDLKSIAGLVPDGVDVRWVSVKDSSSILPDAGALARVEADGSSSPLSRSLAALLEDERSGGRAPSGLILLSDGRDTEPAHLGRLAREAGNLGVPVHTLCYGEKWEAPRLTLEATKTIIHSFPGNTVQASARVRNRKLGAVQTAVSLLDAGGRVLDRKVVNVADDADAVVNFTLECPPKSAHFSLKCDAVPGDESGPEGHEALFSVQAMRSRIRVFMAEGAPYWDSKFLAQFLRRQPSFDVRSIHMLTQERFYSINTGEETGAKADGESIPSSLEDFLRFDMVILGKGAERIITPARAAALHSFVRDYGGLLVFARGKSYAGRFPEMEALEPFAWKAPFPGDHQLTPSPEGVKDGLFGVVLPGTGADVWRSLPPLEDSWDVERIFPGTRVVARSPDGRIPLLAVKRVGMGAAGMINGDGLWKWDFFPEALRLGNWYEDFWGQFLPWMQTAAEFLPGYDLSLHVERTSVEPGVPVSFSMSWRGRGRPSGVSVEVADIRNPEKTIFSAAARQDASRGGLPRWNGVFTSPRPGRYILRARMAGSGASPMPDVCLDVPEPPGERDNLDADPAFLASMSELTGGRRLSREELDGTLPAMMEPPPDYTSREEAFFPLWNRWYVLLVLAVLPALYWWVRRRNGLL; the protein is encoded by the coding sequence ATGATCTTTGAACCCGTCATTCCCTGGGGCTGGCTGGGCGTCGTTGCCGCGGCCTGCCTGGTCCTGTTCTGTTTTCTTCTGGCGCGCGGCACGCGGAGTTTCCGCCCGCGCACCCGCATGCTCGTGTCCGCGGCCTACCTGTCCGGAATTGCAGGAACCCTGTTCCTGCTTGCCAATCCGGGCAGGAAGGAAACGCTGACGGTGCATTCCCGTCCCGTCTGGATCGTCGCTCTGGACGCTTCTTCCTCCATGACCTCCCCCATGCAGTCCTCCGGTGCGGGAGGTTCCCGGGTGGATGCCGCGCGCAGGGACCTGAAATCCATCGCCGGCCTGGTGCCGGACGGCGTGGACGTGCGCTGGGTTTCTGTGAAAGATTCTTCCTCCATCCTGCCGGATGCGGGAGCACTCGCCCGTGTGGAGGCGGACGGCAGTTCCTCCCCCCTGTCCCGCTCCCTGGCCGCCTTGCTGGAGGATGAACGCTCTGGAGGGCGCGCCCCTTCCGGCCTTATCCTTCTTTCCGACGGCAGGGACACGGAGCCCGCGCATCTGGGAAGGCTGGCACGGGAGGCCGGGAATCTGGGAGTTCCGGTCCATACCCTGTGCTACGGAGAGAAGTGGGAGGCCCCCCGCCTGACGCTGGAAGCGACCAAGACCATCATTCACTCCTTCCCCGGAAATACGGTTCAGGCGTCCGCGCGGGTGAGGAACAGGAAGCTGGGTGCCGTCCAGACCGCCGTGTCCCTGCTGGATGCCGGGGGTAGGGTGTTGGACAGGAAGGTGGTCAATGTGGCCGACGATGCGGACGCCGTAGTGAATTTCACTCTGGAATGCCCGCCCAAATCGGCCCATTTTTCCTTGAAATGCGATGCCGTGCCCGGCGACGAATCCGGACCGGAAGGCCATGAAGCCCTTTTTTCCGTACAAGCCATGAGATCGCGCATCCGAGTGTTCATGGCGGAGGGAGCCCCGTACTGGGACAGCAAATTCCTGGCCCAGTTCCTGCGCCGCCAGCCTTCGTTCGACGTCCGCTCCATCCACATGCTGACCCAGGAGCGTTTTTACAGCATCAACACCGGGGAGGAAACCGGCGCGAAGGCGGACGGTGAGTCCATCCCGTCCTCCCTGGAGGATTTCCTGCGCTTTGACATGGTTATTCTGGGCAAGGGGGCGGAACGGATCATCACCCCGGCGCGCGCCGCCGCTCTGCATTCCTTTGTACGCGATTACGGCGGCCTGCTCGTTTTTGCGCGCGGCAAGTCGTATGCGGGCCGCTTTCCGGAGATGGAAGCCCTGGAACCCTTCGCCTGGAAGGCGCCGTTCCCGGGTGACCACCAGCTCACCCCGTCCCCGGAAGGGGTGAAGGACGGCCTGTTCGGCGTCGTGCTGCCGGGGACCGGGGCCGACGTGTGGCGTTCTCTGCCGCCGCTTGAGGATTCCTGGGACGTGGAAAGAATTTTCCCCGGCACGCGGGTAGTGGCCCGGTCCCCGGACGGCCGCATTCCCCTGCTGGCCGTCAAAAGAGTGGGCATGGGCGCCGCGGGCATGATCAACGGCGACGGATTGTGGAAGTGGGACTTTTTCCCGGAGGCACTCAGGCTGGGGAACTGGTATGAGGATTTCTGGGGGCAGTTCCTGCCGTGGATGCAGACGGCGGCCGAATTCCTCCCCGGCTATGACCTTTCCCTGCATGTGGAGCGCACTTCCGTGGAACCTGGCGTTCCCGTCTCCTTCTCCATGAGCTGGAGGGGCAGAGGGCGCCCGTCCGGGGTGTCCGTTGAAGTGGCGGACATCAGGAATCCGGAAAAAACCATCTTTTCAGCCGCCGCGCGGCAGGACGCCTCCCGCGGGGGGCTGCCCCGCTGGAACGGCGTGTTCACTTCCCCCCGACCGGGCCGCTACATTCTCCGCGCACGCATGGCGGGGAGCGGCGCTTCCCCCATGCCGGACGTCTGTCTGGATGTTCCCGAACCGCCGGGAGAACGGGACAATCTGGATGCGGACCCGGCTTTTCTGGCTTCCATGAGCGAATTGACCGGGGGCCGCCGCCTGTCCCGTGAAGAACTGGACGGAACCCTGCCAGCCATGATGGAACCGCCGCCCGACTACACGAGCAGGGAGGAAGCCTTCTTCCCCCTCTGGAACCGCTGGTACGTCCTGCTGGTGCTGGCCGTGCTTCCGGCCCTGTACTGGTGGGTGCGCCGCCGCAACGGATTACTGTAA